The following nucleotide sequence is from Mycobacterium sp. 3519A.
ACCCGGGCATCAGCAGCGACTTCACCAACAGCTGGTAGTACGCCGGGCAGTGGGTGACGTCGTCGATGATGTCGCGCCACTGCTCGTCGGTGAGGCGGTCGGCGCGCGCGCTGATCGGCACGTAGCCGAGTTGACGGACGTACGGCAGTCGCAGCGACCGCTGGCCGAGCGCCTTGGCGACCAGCCACACCGGCAGACCGGCCACGAACTTGCCCACGATCTCGAACTTGGCGAGCGTGAAGTGGCTCCACCCGCCTGCGGGCGCGATACCCGTCAGCGTGCGGGCGCGGCCGCGGCGTTCCAGCTCGAACGCGACCCAGCCGCCCAGCGAGTTGCCGACGATGTGCGCGGTGTCCCAGCCGAGGGCGTCCATCCGGCGTTCCATGTCGTCGGCCAGTTCGGCGGTGTCCAGGAAGAAGCGGCCCTTCACGCCGCCGTTGTGGCCGGGCATGGTGGGCGCGAGCACCTCGTAGCGACCCGTGTCAGCAATCAGTGGAGCGACGTCTTTCCACACGTTCTGCGACATCATGAACGGATGCAGCAAAAGCATCGGCTCGCCGGAGCCCAGATGAATGGGCGCGCGCAGCGACGTTCCTGTCATGTGCCCGACCATAAAGGTGATACCGGCGGTATCGCAAGCCCGTCCCCTTTTGGCAGGCTCGGGTACGGTCAGCCCCCGTGATCGTCACGACCATCAACGTCAACGGTGTGCGCGCCGCGATCAAGCAGCGCTCGGCGACCAACCTGGGCCTGCTGCCGTGGCTGGCCGAAACGAAGGCCGACGTGGTGTGCCTGCAGGAAACCCGCGCCGACGACGACCAACTGGCCGCCGCATTGGCCCCCGCGCTGTCCGGCGGCTGGCATCTGGCGTCGGCGGGCGGAGATGTCAAGGGCCGCAACGGGGTTGCGGTGCTGAGTCGGCATGCCATCAAGGAGGTTCGCGATCTGGGCGTCGACGAGTTCGCGCTGCACGGCCGCTACATCGAGGTCGACTTGGGATTTGGGCCTGACGGGGTGACCGTCGCCAGCGTCTACGTGCAGACCGGTGAGGCGGGCACCGACCGGCAGTTGGAGAAGGAACGGTTCATGGCCGCCCTCGCACACCGGATGGCGACGCTGACCGACCGCGATGCCGTGGTGTGCGGCGACTGGAACATCGCGCACACCGAGAACGACATCAAGAACTGGAAGGGCAACGTCAAGAAGTCGGGGTTTCTACCCGCCGAAAGGCAATGGCTCACTGAACTTTTGGCTGCGGGCTGGGTCGACGTGGTCCGCGTGCTGCACCCCGATGTGGCAGGGCCGTACTCGTGGTGGTCGTGGCGGGGCAGGGCGTTCGACAACGACGCCGGATGGCGCATCGACTATCAACTGGCCACCCGCACGCTGGCGGCGCGGGCGCGTACCGCGCGGGTGGAGCGGGCGGCGGAATATGCGTTGCGGTGGTCCGACCACGCGCCGGTGACCGTCGAATACGGTTAGGGTCAGCCGATGACCACCGCCCGGCGCCATCGCGTCGTCATCATCGGTTCGGGTTTCGGCGGGCTGTTCGCCGCCAAGCACCTCAAACGCGCCGACGTCGACGTCACGCTGATCGCGAAGACCACCCACCACCTGTTCCAGCCGCTGCTGTACCAGGTGGCAACCGGCATCCTGTCGGTCGGCGAAATCGCGCCCGCGACGCGAATCATCTTGCGTAAGCAGAAAAATACGCGGGTGCTGCTCGGCGAGGTGGTCGGCATCGACCTGACGAACAAGACCGTCACCTCGAAGTTGCTCGACTGGGAGCGGGTGATCGAATTCGACAGCCTGATCGTGGCCGCTGGCGCGCAGCAGTCGTACTTCGGCAACGACCAGTTCGAGGCGTTCGCGCCAGGCATGAAGACCGTCGACGACGCGCTGGAGTTGCGCGGCCGCATCCTCGGCGCGTTCGAGGCCGCCGAGGTGACCACCTCCGAGCAGGAACGCAAGCGCCGGCTGACCTTCGTCGTGGTCGGCGCGGGTCCGACCGGCGTCGAGGTCGTCGGGCAGATCGCCGAACTCGCCGACCGGACCTTGACCGGCGCCTTCCGCACCATCGACCCGGCCGAGGCGCGGGTCATCCTCGTGGAGGCCGCGCCCGCGGTGCTGCCGCCGATGGGCCCGAAGCTCGGGCTCAAGG
It contains:
- a CDS encoding alpha/beta fold hydrolase — its product is MVGHMTGTSLRAPIHLGSGEPMLLLHPFMMSQNVWKDVAPLIADTGRYEVLAPTMPGHNGGVKGRFFLDTAELADDMERRMDALGWDTAHIVGNSLGGWVAFELERRGRARTLTGIAPAGGWSHFTLAKFEIVGKFVAGLPVWLVAKALGQRSLRLPYVRQLGYVPISARADRLTDEQWRDIIDDVTHCPAYYQLLVKSLLMPGLMELAHGTAPTHLVICEKDHVLPHPRFTRHFTAHLSGSTEITHLDDVGHIPMFEAPQRIAELIVGFVDRYASPPPREAIS
- a CDS encoding exodeoxyribonuclease III, whose translation is MIVTTINVNGVRAAIKQRSATNLGLLPWLAETKADVVCLQETRADDDQLAAALAPALSGGWHLASAGGDVKGRNGVAVLSRHAIKEVRDLGVDEFALHGRYIEVDLGFGPDGVTVASVYVQTGEAGTDRQLEKERFMAALAHRMATLTDRDAVVCGDWNIAHTENDIKNWKGNVKKSGFLPAERQWLTELLAAGWVDVVRVLHPDVAGPYSWWSWRGRAFDNDAGWRIDYQLATRTLAARARTARVERAAEYALRWSDHAPVTVEYG